In the Candidatus Electrothrix sp. GW3-4 genome, one interval contains:
- a CDS encoding EAL domain-containing protein → MAKQYFFFLQKFREVNLSSKLSLLVIIGVFASVSVLGCYFDSFLQETFLEEAKNRILYGFQRLSTDLGTTTEELKEGVFFVQTDENFLASVELINNYQEKTQYNAILLDEEKKIIVQQLLNRVKLSLNHFIALYDNHEELIAFIEHRPDGYHLHFISYETGNKILYSRHENDPHFTRSPFPKSLPVTFRHQVYYSKEAKHGAITYHIYKGKVLVTSHLSIFDDEQGSILMHIEMSHLFDDEYFKKISDDLGLIVRYSAEEKNASHAHLLTTIHDVSDLHVQQGERAYFSTARINITSGESYNTASFYYHIALNKEKLLTTLAKNRRQLLLIIIVVTLVVLITLRVIFFKTLISPLDLLMEQIHKIEKQHYEPSALVRTGDELEEISKNINQLAGAVQDRERALLASQKQLEFLSLHDPLTALPNRRLFNKRLQQAIRRARRNCSQLAILFLDLDEFKQVNDSLGHNIGDQLLIEIALRMTETREFEPLITARLGGDEFTILIEESSGKSDIAAAAEQLLKLFRTPFTCSEYELSTTASIGIAVFPDDGEDIVTLIKHADMAMYQAKETGRNNYSFFSAMLAADVKNRIDRVNALKQAVHNFDEFHLLYQPKVCLRTGKVESMEALVRWQSPLLGFVMPDQFIRLAEETNLIIPLGEWIIERAFHDFMRFQQQGSPAKKICVNISGVQLLQSDIVSTVQRAITRTGIRPEQIELEITEGSLATKEIKALQALACFREMRIDLAIDDFGTGYSSMSYLQQLPVTRLKIDKSFIDNLPDSTESGAIVQAIIALARTFHLHITAEGVETAEQLNFLKKLGCDEIQGYFYAKPLSDKEFLTFSSTFTAPALP, encoded by the coding sequence ATGGCAAAGCAATACTTTTTTTTTCTCCAGAAGTTCAGAGAGGTGAACCTCTCCAGCAAACTCTCTCTGCTGGTTATCATCGGTGTTTTTGCCTCAGTGAGCGTACTGGGCTGTTATTTTGACTCCTTTCTGCAGGAAACCTTTCTCGAAGAGGCGAAAAATCGTATACTGTACGGATTTCAACGACTGTCCACTGACCTGGGAACAACAACAGAGGAACTTAAAGAAGGGGTCTTCTTTGTTCAGACGGACGAAAATTTCTTGGCCTCAGTGGAGTTGATCAATAATTATCAGGAGAAAACGCAGTACAACGCCATTCTTCTTGATGAAGAAAAAAAAATTATTGTTCAACAGCTCCTTAACCGGGTCAAGCTGTCCCTTAATCACTTCATTGCACTTTATGATAACCATGAAGAACTGATTGCCTTTATTGAACATAGGCCAGATGGATACCATCTTCATTTCATCTCATACGAGACAGGGAATAAAATATTATATAGTCGACATGAAAATGATCCCCACTTTACCAGATCGCCCTTCCCTAAATCGTTACCTGTAACGTTCCGACACCAGGTCTATTACTCTAAAGAAGCAAAACACGGCGCTATCACCTACCATATATATAAGGGGAAGGTGCTTGTCACCTCTCATCTCAGCATCTTTGATGATGAGCAGGGAAGTATTCTCATGCATATTGAAATGTCCCATCTCTTTGATGATGAGTATTTCAAAAAAATTTCCGACGATCTTGGCCTGATCGTCAGGTATAGTGCAGAGGAAAAAAATGCATCCCATGCCCATCTCCTCACAACAATACATGATGTCAGCGACCTCCATGTCCAACAAGGAGAAAGGGCCTATTTCAGCACAGCACGAATCAATATTACCTCAGGAGAAAGCTACAATACGGCCTCTTTTTACTACCATATTGCCCTCAATAAGGAAAAATTACTGACGACCTTAGCAAAAAACAGACGGCAATTGTTGCTCATTATCATCGTGGTCACGCTCGTGGTTCTGATCACGTTACGCGTCATCTTTTTTAAGACCCTTATCTCTCCTCTTGATCTGTTGATGGAGCAGATTCACAAAATTGAAAAACAACATTACGAGCCATCTGCACTTGTTCGGACCGGAGATGAGCTGGAGGAAATATCAAAAAATATCAATCAGCTTGCAGGAGCAGTTCAAGACCGGGAGCGAGCTCTCCTGGCGTCTCAGAAACAGCTTGAGTTCCTCTCCCTTCATGACCCACTAACAGCCCTACCAAATAGAAGATTATTTAACAAACGCCTGCAGCAGGCGATCAGGAGGGCCCGCCGCAACTGCTCGCAGCTGGCAATATTATTTCTTGATCTTGATGAATTCAAACAGGTGAACGATAGCCTGGGCCACAATATCGGCGATCAGCTCCTTATAGAGATAGCCTTACGCATGACCGAAACCCGGGAATTTGAACCTCTTATAACCGCACGACTCGGTGGAGATGAATTCACGATCCTTATTGAGGAGAGCAGCGGAAAGAGTGATATTGCGGCAGCAGCTGAACAGCTTCTGAAGCTCTTTCGCACACCGTTTACCTGCTCCGAGTATGAATTGAGTACAACAGCCAGCATCGGTATAGCGGTCTTTCCTGACGACGGGGAAGACATCGTGACTTTGATCAAGCATGCTGATATGGCAATGTATCAGGCCAAGGAAACGGGACGCAATAATTATAGTTTCTTTTCTGCAATGCTTGCTGCCGACGTCAAAAACCGCATTGATCGGGTCAATGCCCTGAAACAAGCAGTGCACAATTTTGATGAATTTCACCTGCTTTATCAGCCGAAAGTATGCTTACGCACTGGCAAGGTGGAAAGCATGGAAGCCTTGGTGCGCTGGCAAAGCCCTTTGCTGGGCTTTGTGATGCCTGATCAGTTTATTCGTTTGGCCGAGGAAACCAACCTCATCATTCCGCTGGGTGAGTGGATTATTGAACGGGCCTTTCACGATTTTATGCGTTTCCAGCAACAGGGCTCTCCGGCAAAAAAAATATGCGTTAACATTTCTGGAGTGCAGCTGCTGCAGAGCGATATCGTTTCTACCGTCCAACGGGCCATCACTCGTACCGGTATTCGACCAGAGCAAATTGAATTGGAGATAACAGAGGGTTCTCTGGCTACCAAGGAAATAAAAGCCCTGCAGGCCTTGGCTTGTTTCCGGGAGATGCGTATCGACCTTGCCATAGACGATTTCGGTACTGGCTATTCCTCAATGAGTTATCTCCAGCAACTCCCGGTCACCCGCTTAAAAATCGATAAGTCCTTTATAGATAACCTGCCCGATTCAACAGAAAGCGGCGCTATTGTGCAGGCAATTATCGCCTTGGCCAGGACCTTTCATCTCCATATCACTGCGGAAGGGGTGGAAACGGCAGAACAGTTGAACTTCCTTAAAAAACTGGGGTGCGATGAGATACAAGGGTATTTTTACGCTAAGCCGCTCTCTGACAAAGAATTTCTGACATTTTCTTCCACATTCACTGCGCCAGCTCTCCCCTGA
- a CDS encoding MraY family glycosyltransferase: protein MITILFVFVAACLISLVLTPVVRQLALRFDLTDAPSARKMHSRKIPRIGGIALFSSFFLPFLFLLVFRSGSPAAQNLFADKNILCFVAGAGLIFLLGLLDDIRELSFWFKILGQLLVVLIVYSCGVRITAVTTPFGADVSIGFLSLPLTVFWFLLVINAINLIDGLDGLAAGICLFVSLSMLFVCLVNGRLASALAFAALAGALIGFLHYNFHPASIFMGDSGSYFLGYCLAALSIEGTIKGQVATAMLIPVIALGVPLMDTLWAPIRRFINGQGMFQPDNKHIHHRLVKLGFTHRRAVLTLYVLTVLLGIASILLVHAQNATSALILFVLGIGLIGLLRYLSDSRLFNIHNIASWARDLTDETGISIQRRLFLQHQRRIASASDPEMLWEAVCISLEMLEFDYAEFHFIEQQAAVTTGCSRRRFSWGAGEKDKVSPGPKESLLRIELPIHNLLTDKVEVSNFGTLLLMKDMHHAVTEPYLLKRVEQLRRSMVAALEKIGKIRGELAQ from the coding sequence ATGATCACTATCCTGTTTGTTTTTGTTGCAGCCTGCCTGATTTCGTTGGTTTTAACTCCTGTTGTTCGTCAGTTAGCTCTGCGTTTCGATTTGACGGATGCACCATCTGCTCGCAAGATGCACAGCAGAAAAATCCCTCGGATCGGAGGAATTGCCCTTTTTAGCAGTTTTTTTCTTCCGTTTCTTTTCCTGCTGGTGTTTCGTAGCGGTAGCCCGGCAGCTCAGAATCTTTTTGCTGACAAGAATATTCTTTGTTTTGTTGCCGGAGCAGGGCTTATCTTTCTCCTCGGACTTCTTGATGATATCCGAGAACTCAGTTTTTGGTTCAAGATATTGGGGCAGCTGCTTGTCGTTCTCATTGTCTATTCTTGCGGGGTTCGAATTACTGCCGTCACAACCCCATTTGGGGCAGACGTTTCCATTGGTTTTCTTTCTCTGCCGCTCACGGTTTTTTGGTTTCTTCTTGTTATTAACGCCATTAACCTCATTGATGGGCTGGATGGCCTTGCCGCAGGGATCTGTCTTTTTGTCTCGCTCTCCATGCTTTTTGTCTGCTTGGTGAACGGACGGCTCGCATCAGCCCTGGCTTTTGCCGCCTTAGCTGGTGCCTTAATCGGTTTTCTGCACTATAATTTTCATCCAGCCTCTATTTTTATGGGGGACAGCGGCAGTTATTTTCTTGGCTATTGTCTGGCTGCCCTCAGTATCGAAGGGACGATCAAGGGGCAGGTGGCCACAGCCATGCTGATTCCGGTTATTGCCCTTGGGGTACCGTTGATGGATACCTTATGGGCCCCAATCCGGCGATTCATCAATGGACAGGGTATGTTTCAGCCGGATAACAAACATATTCATCATCGCCTCGTTAAACTCGGCTTTACCCATCGGCGGGCCGTCTTGACCCTCTATGTCCTGACGGTCTTACTGGGGATTGCCTCCATACTCCTTGTTCATGCCCAGAATGCTACTTCGGCTCTGATTCTTTTTGTCCTTGGAATCGGCCTGATCGGTTTACTTCGTTATCTTAGTGACTCCAGGTTGTTCAATATTCATAATATTGCATCCTGGGCCCGCGATCTCACTGATGAGACTGGAATCAGTATCCAACGGCGTCTTTTTCTCCAGCATCAGCGTCGGATTGCCTCTGCCTCTGATCCTGAGATGCTCTGGGAGGCGGTATGTATCTCCTTAGAGATGCTTGAATTTGATTACGCGGAATTTCATTTTATTGAGCAGCAGGCTGCTGTGACCACCGGATGTTCGCGGCGCAGGTTTAGTTGGGGAGCAGGAGAAAAAGACAAGGTATCTCCAGGCCCCAAAGAATCCTTGCTCAGGATTGAATTGCCAATCCATAATTTGCTTACAGACAAGGTTGAGGTCAGCAATTTCGGCACCTTATTGCTGATGAAAGATATGCATCATGCCGTAACAGAGCCGTATCTTTTAAAAAGGGTCGAGCAATTGCGGAGGAGCATGGTAGCTGCCTTAGAAAAAATTGGTAAAATCAGGGGAGAGCTGGCGCAGTGA
- a CDS encoding alcohol dehydrogenase catalytic domain-containing protein: MKAAVVYGADDIRIEDYADPVAGPGEVVVATKVAGICGKDVKTMLGEGLTGDLPAVLGHDISGEISEIGDGVQGFSVGDPVAVYPMAVCGKCHYCRQKRYNLCEKSLGIGHGLDGAFAEYVRIPKEIIDVGGLIQLGDEISFEDAVMVEPLSCTFAAARANRIKEGQTVLIIGGGSMGLMHLKTAKWSGCEVIVADIVDMRLAMAGQMGADHLVNSASGNLHDEVMRITEGRGADVVIISIGIPDVIEDSLKLVARGGVCNIFGAAPDTEVKIDPRWLHHQEITLTGTYASTPADFKKCLQLIKEEAIIVSDLISHRFTLDTFAEAVESAKSLEMVRGIITVGEMVSVSF; this comes from the coding sequence ATGAAAGCTGCTGTTGTTTACGGTGCCGATGATATCCGTATTGAAGATTATGCTGATCCGGTAGCCGGTCCAGGTGAAGTTGTTGTTGCAACAAAAGTTGCTGGAATTTGCGGAAAAGATGTGAAGACCATGCTTGGCGAAGGGTTAACGGGAGATCTTCCCGCTGTTCTTGGTCATGACATATCTGGTGAAATCAGTGAAATCGGAGATGGAGTCCAGGGATTTTCCGTAGGTGATCCGGTTGCTGTCTATCCCATGGCTGTGTGCGGAAAATGCCATTACTGTCGCCAGAAACGTTATAATCTTTGCGAGAAATCCTTGGGGATTGGACATGGCCTGGATGGCGCCTTTGCTGAGTATGTACGGATACCGAAAGAAATCATTGATGTTGGCGGGCTGATACAGCTTGGCGATGAGATATCCTTTGAAGATGCCGTAATGGTCGAACCCCTTTCCTGTACCTTTGCCGCAGCCCGGGCAAATAGAATAAAAGAGGGGCAAACAGTGCTGATTATCGGCGGTGGTTCGATGGGCTTGATGCACCTGAAGACGGCAAAATGGTCTGGTTGCGAGGTGATTGTTGCCGATATTGTTGATATGCGCTTAGCCATGGCCGGGCAAATGGGGGCAGATCATTTGGTTAACTCGGCATCGGGTAATCTCCATGATGAGGTGATGCGTATTACTGAGGGCCGGGGAGCAGATGTGGTTATTATTTCCATTGGTATTCCCGATGTTATTGAGGACTCTCTGAAACTGGTTGCCAGGGGCGGGGTGTGCAATATATTTGGCGCTGCTCCTGATACGGAGGTAAAAATAGATCCCCGTTGGCTTCATCATCAGGAAATTACCCTGACTGGGACCTATGCCTCTACACCAGCTGATTTTAAAAAATGTCTGCAATTGATCAAGGAGGAAGCGATCATCGTCTCTGACCTGATCTCCCATCGCTTTACCTTGGATACCTTTGCTGAGGCTGTGGAGAGTGCCAAGAGTTTGGAAATGGTCCGAGGAATTATTACCGTTGGTGAAATGGTTTCAGTGTCATTTTAG
- a CDS encoding zinc ribbon domain-containing protein: MLERALAYLEEKHTCPHCKTELTLCHAPPMHVGDGLGWGSEFLFICLNNECSLFTKGWEYIENQYGHVGSYRYMEIPNSKESYNMMVAGKSAFTGSIVDVETLKRQNARYKTEQEAVAKLDTCVEANDLGPVLFLLTDNAANIDDRKRAAALLPKLDDLSCIEVLRNHNFQDTQLEQDINMAINKILANHFLRECPYCAELIKARAKICKHCSKELE, from the coding sequence ATGCTGGAACGAGCACTTGCCTATCTTGAAGAAAAACATACCTGCCCTCACTGTAAGACAGAATTGACCCTCTGCCATGCTCCGCCCATGCATGTCGGCGATGGTCTTGGCTGGGGCTCTGAGTTCCTGTTTATCTGCCTGAACAATGAATGCTCTCTGTTCACCAAGGGCTGGGAGTATATTGAAAATCAATACGGCCATGTGGGCTCATATCGTTATATGGAGATCCCCAATAGCAAGGAAAGCTATAATATGATGGTTGCCGGTAAGTCGGCGTTTACCGGCAGTATTGTTGATGTAGAGACCCTGAAACGGCAGAATGCCCGCTATAAAACAGAACAAGAAGCTGTTGCCAAGCTGGATACCTGTGTTGAGGCCAATGATCTGGGGCCAGTGCTTTTTCTGCTCACGGATAATGCCGCCAACATTGATGATCGCAAGCGGGCTGCTGCCTTGTTGCCCAAGCTTGATGATCTCTCCTGTATTGAGGTACTGCGGAATCATAATTTCCAGGATACCCAGCTGGAGCAGGATATCAATATGGCCATTAATAAAATCCTGGCTAACCATTTTTTGCGTGAGTGCCCCTACTGCGCCGAGCTGATCAAGGCTCGGGCCAAAATATGCAAACATTGTAGCAAAGAACTTGAGTGA
- a CDS encoding prephenate dehydratase domain-containing protein, giving the protein MSELLSEQKLILGTLGPEQSHAWQAAICYAPHAEIMLYPHSGGLLDAFISQEVDQIVVPIFNTRQGENKQYFRLFEQVNEGYWLDNIVLPSNLSLGVFAPDVRAVDLEVLLGQRAVFRQCEEYICGTFPDVALTSVHDIEQAVLRLRELDQKNQGVIATAELLDALGLHILEREVAPHNRTRYAVLGRGIARPTGYDATAFITGALDDRVGLLVDILGEFSRHGINILDMSSENDVKSQKLQIYLEAEGHIEDRAMQEVVTGIEERIIGQRNRMRLLGCFSRVDMRPKYIGSFGFIGTGAMSAWFADRLEHEGYRTCMTGRSTELRPEEMIPQVDVVVICVPISFTVETIRQYGPLIEDGKALILLAGESETTVETALEITGSGVEVMLVHNLWGPQAATMKDKNAIVVRTGRSGRFCSEFEAFLYKHGASIYQDSATKHDLLMGIGQKLPTVISVALAMTLEENRITAEDLASHCTLTSLYPILAMARVHSQNPRTYAEIMSTSGESRKIVHDFAVNLERVKEMADLGSQAGIQKLCNVIEQNSRHLTDPFLRNRMEQAKAVDEVLGAII; this is encoded by the coding sequence ATGTCCGAATTGTTATCAGAACAGAAGCTTATCCTCGGTACCCTCGGTCCTGAACAGTCCCATGCCTGGCAGGCCGCCATCTGTTACGCCCCCCATGCTGAGATTATGCTCTATCCCCATTCCGGTGGCCTCCTGGATGCCTTTATCTCCCAGGAGGTTGATCAGATTGTTGTCCCGATATTCAATACTCGTCAGGGAGAAAATAAACAGTATTTTCGCCTGTTCGAGCAGGTGAATGAGGGGTATTGGTTGGATAATATCGTCCTGCCATCCAACCTTTCCCTTGGTGTCTTTGCCCCGGATGTGCGGGCTGTAGACCTTGAGGTGCTGCTGGGGCAGCGGGCTGTGTTTCGCCAATGCGAAGAGTACATCTGCGGAACCTTTCCTGATGTGGCCCTGACCAGTGTTCATGATATAGAGCAGGCGGTCCTGCGACTCCGGGAGCTGGACCAGAAAAATCAGGGTGTTATTGCCACTGCTGAATTACTGGATGCCTTGGGGTTGCACATCCTTGAGCGGGAAGTAGCCCCCCATAACCGGACCCGCTATGCAGTCTTGGGTCGAGGGATAGCAAGGCCCACAGGCTATGACGCCACGGCCTTTATCACCGGAGCCCTTGATGATAGAGTGGGGCTGCTGGTTGATATCCTTGGAGAATTCTCCCGCCATGGCATCAATATTCTGGACATGAGTTCGGAAAATGATGTGAAATCCCAGAAGCTGCAAATCTATCTTGAGGCAGAAGGGCATATCGAAGACCGGGCCATGCAGGAGGTCGTTACCGGTATTGAGGAACGGATTATCGGGCAGCGCAACCGCATGCGCCTGCTTGGCTGCTTTTCCCGGGTGGATATGCGGCCCAAGTACATTGGTTCCTTTGGTTTCATCGGTACCGGGGCCATGAGCGCCTGGTTTGCCGACCGTCTGGAGCATGAAGGGTATCGTACCTGCATGACCGGGCGCAGCACGGAACTTCGGCCAGAGGAGATGATCCCGCAGGTTGATGTGGTGGTGATCTGTGTGCCAATCTCCTTTACCGTGGAAACTATACGGCAATACGGGCCGCTGATTGAGGATGGCAAGGCACTCATCTTGTTAGCAGGTGAGTCAGAGACCACGGTTGAGACCGCCTTGGAAATTACAGGCTCCGGCGTGGAGGTTATGCTGGTCCATAATCTTTGGGGACCCCAGGCCGCAACCATGAAGGACAAGAATGCCATCGTGGTCCGCACCGGTCGTAGCGGCAGGTTTTGCTCTGAGTTTGAGGCCTTTTTGTATAAGCACGGCGCAAGTATTTACCAGGATTCTGCAACGAAACATGACCTGCTGATGGGGATCGGGCAAAAACTGCCCACGGTTATTTCTGTGGCTTTGGCCATGACCTTGGAAGAAAACAGGATCACGGCCGAGGATCTCGCCTCCCATTGCACCCTGACCTCGCTTTATCCCATCCTTGCCATGGCCCGGGTCCATTCCCAGAACCCGAGGACCTATGCAGAGATCATGTCCACCTCCGGCGAAAGCCGCAAAATTGTCCATGATTTTGCGGTAAATCTGGAACGGGTGAAAGAAATGGCAGACCTGGGAAGTCAAGCAGGTATTCAGAAACTGTGTAATGTAATAGAACAGAACAGCAGGCACCTGACAGATCCTTTTCTCCGTAATCGGATGGAACAGGCCAAGGCAGTAGATGAGGTGCTCGGCGCCATCATTTAA
- a CDS encoding Rpn family recombination-promoting nuclease/putative transposase, whose protein sequence is MMDTEERYINLLTDYGFRKIFGEHSNKDLLLDFLNELLQDEQGEVRDLSYLKTEQLALSRKDAVDLCCENEDGEKFIVGLRKSKHNFFSNRVNYCYSLPIWEQEKRKKWDFGLKAVYTVAILNFTFDEDKHQAEKYRYDVRLSEIERNRVGYDKLIFIYLELPKFTKELDELESRLDNWLYVIRELHRLDNIPDKLRDPVFEQLFKAAEIARFSPDQVRSYEKNLHYSRDLKDSLVTEFAEGWDEGLKEQLIEVALEMLNEGESAERIVRFTGLELAVVKELEHKKRQ, encoded by the coding sequence ATGATGGATACCGAAGAGCGTTACATTAATCTGCTCACTGATTATGGATTCAGGAAGATCTTTGGGGAGCACTCGAATAAGGATCTGTTGCTGGATTTTCTCAATGAGCTGCTTCAGGATGAGCAGGGGGAGGTCCGGGATCTCAGCTACCTGAAGACCGAACAGCTCGCTCTTTCCAGGAAGGACGCTGTTGACCTCTGCTGTGAGAATGAGGATGGGGAAAAGTTTATTGTTGGGTTGCGCAAAAGCAAACATAATTTTTTTTCAAATCGAGTGAATTACTGTTATTCATTGCCTATTTGGGAGCAGGAAAAACGGAAAAAATGGGATTTTGGCCTGAAGGCGGTCTATACGGTGGCAATTCTTAACTTTACTTTTGATGAGGACAAACATCAGGCGGAGAAATACCGCTACGATGTCAGGCTTTCAGAGATTGAAAGGAATCGGGTAGGGTATGATAAACTGATTTTCATTTACCTGGAATTACCCAAATTCACCAAGGAGCTGGATGAACTGGAAAGCCGCCTGGATAACTGGTTATATGTTATCAGAGAGCTGCATCGCCTGGATAATATCCCGGATAAATTACGAGATCCTGTTTTTGAGCAGCTTTTTAAAGCAGCAGAGATCGCCCGTTTCAGCCCGGATCAGGTGCGCTCGTATGAGAAAAACCTGCACTACTCCCGGGATTTGAAGGATTCTCTTGTCACGGAGTTTGCCGAAGGCTGGGACGAAGGTTTAAAAGAACAGCTAATTGAGGTTGCTCTGGAGATGTTGAATGAAGGAGAGTCAGCGGAAAGGATAGTGAGGTTTACCGGGCTTGAGCTTGCGGTTGTGAAGGAGTTGGAGCATAAGAAGCGGCAGTAG
- the bioD gene encoding dethiobiotin synthase, with protein sequence MKKPVVVCGIDTDVGKTVVTGLLARHLMEQGKVVITQKPVQTGCKDRSEDILLHRKLMGTGWLAPDEQGLTCSYCFPLPASPHLAAEQAGTVIDPAQLDSATDTLVGQVDQLLIEAAGGLLVPLTRELLLLDYLQSRSFSLILVTTPRLGSINHTLLCLEAIKHRNMELLGLVYNLYGEGYDPRIVTDSLGIFREALARYGFPEKIVLLPDIKESRSVHWRALFSGRSGRE encoded by the coding sequence ATGAAGAAACCCGTTGTTGTCTGTGGCATAGATACTGATGTGGGGAAAACGGTCGTCACCGGTCTGCTGGCCCGCCATCTCATGGAGCAGGGCAAGGTGGTGATTACCCAAAAGCCAGTGCAGACCGGTTGCAAGGATCGTTCCGAAGATATCCTTTTGCATCGTAAGCTTATGGGTACAGGCTGGCTTGCCCCGGACGAGCAGGGGCTGACCTGTTCCTATTGCTTTCCTTTGCCTGCCTCACCCCATCTCGCTGCGGAGCAGGCTGGCACGGTGATTGATCCGGCCCAACTGGACAGCGCCACAGATACCTTGGTTGGTCAGGTGGATCAGCTGCTCATTGAAGCGGCAGGTGGTCTGCTGGTCCCGTTGACCAGGGAGCTCCTATTACTGGATTATCTCCAGAGCCGCTCCTTTTCCCTGATCCTGGTCACCACACCCCGGCTTGGCTCCATCAATCATACCTTGCTCTGTCTTGAGGCGATTAAGCACCGAAATATGGAGCTGCTGGGCCTGGTGTACAATCTGTACGGGGAAGGATATGACCCGAGAATTGTCACGGATTCATTAGGCATTTTTAGAGAGGCGCTTGCTCGCTATGGCTTCCCGGAAAAGATTGTGCTGCTGCCGGATATCAAGGAGTCCCGCTCGGTGCATTGGAGGGCCCTGTTTTCTGGACGTTCCGGGAGGGAATAA
- the trpB gene encoding tryptophan synthase subunit beta, with protein sequence MKKGYFGQWGGAFIPEVLHQTFAELHEAYAAARADEKFWQEYVDLMSNYSCRPTPLTFAQNLSDHLGGARIYIKREDLNHTGAHKANNVMGQGLLVKRMGKKRVIAETGAGQHGVATATMAARFGFDCTIYMGEVDVARQRPNVFWMEKLGATVVPVKDGSRTLKDAINEAFRDWVTNMDSTHYVFGTACGPAPFPEMVSWFQSIVGIEANKQIQEQHEGLPDRVYACVGGGSNAMGIFQGFLEHEEVELVGVEAGGKGIDTEEHASRMVGDRATPGVAQGYKTMFLQNDDGQMLETHSIAAGLDYVGVSPILADLGEKGRVRFEAATDDEVLEALKLTMQREGIIPALESSHAFVQAIKEAPTMSRDQAIIINMSGRGDKDIFTIAHAFDDPSWKEFIISRAEEYK encoded by the coding sequence ATGAAAAAAGGATATTTCGGCCAATGGGGTGGTGCGTTCATCCCGGAAGTGCTCCATCAGACCTTTGCGGAATTACATGAAGCCTATGCGGCGGCACGAGCCGATGAGAAATTCTGGCAGGAATATGTCGATCTGATGAGCAATTATTCCTGCCGTCCTACGCCTTTGACCTTTGCTCAAAATCTCTCCGATCATCTGGGTGGAGCGCGGATCTATATCAAGCGGGAAGATCTGAACCACACCGGTGCCCACAAGGCCAATAACGTGATGGGGCAGGGCCTGCTGGTTAAGCGCATGGGCAAGAAACGGGTCATCGCGGAGACCGGGGCAGGGCAGCACGGGGTTGCCACCGCCACTATGGCGGCCCGCTTCGGGTTTGACTGCACGATTTATATGGGTGAAGTGGACGTGGCCCGGCAGCGGCCCAATGTCTTCTGGATGGAAAAGCTGGGAGCTACAGTTGTGCCAGTGAAGGACGGTTCCAGAACCCTGAAGGACGCTATTAACGAGGCCTTTCGGGATTGGGTCACCAATATGGACAGCACCCATTATGTCTTTGGTACGGCCTGCGGCCCAGCCCCTTTCCCGGAGATGGTCTCCTGGTTTCAATCTATCGTCGGCATTGAGGCAAATAAGCAGATCCAAGAGCAGCACGAAGGCTTGCCGGATCGGGTTTATGCCTGTGTCGGTGGCGGTTCCAATGCCATGGGCATCTTTCAGGGATTCCTGGAGCATGAAGAGGTGGAGCTCGTCGGTGTGGAAGCAGGTGGTAAGGGCATTGATACCGAGGAACATGCCTCCAGGATGGTGGGCGACCGGGCGACCCCTGGGGTGGCCCAGGGGTACAAGACCATGTTTCTTCAGAATGATGATGGCCAAATGCTGGAGACCCATTCCATTGCCGCAGGACTGGACTATGTAGGTGTTTCCCCGATCCTGGCTGATCTGGGAGAAAAGGGACGGGTCCGCTTTGAGGCCGCAACAGATGATGAGGTGCTGGAGGCCCTGAAACTGACCATGCAGAGGGAAGGGATCATTCCGGCCCTGGAATCCTCCCATGCCTTTGTTCAGGCGATCAAGGAGGCCCCGACCATGTCTCGGGATCAGGCGATTATTATCAATATGTCCGGTCGCGGCGATAAAGACATCTTCACCATTGCCCATGCCTTTGATGACCCTTCCTGGAAGGAGTTTATTATCAGCCGGGCCGAGGAGTACAAGTAG